Genomic segment of Thermodesulfobacteriota bacterium:
GCTTGTTCATCCTCTGCAGTCATAACAAGGAAGGCAATAGCGGCATCATCAAGCATTCTGGACAACCGCACTATATTGCTAACACCAGCAACGGGAACCCTATTGAACTCATCCCAAGGAAGGTGAAGTCTGTCTTGGACGAAGTCTTTTAGGTCTTTCCAGGCACGGGAGCGTCCATGACCAATGAATACATTGGTACCAATTCTCTCCTCACGTTTGCTTTTTCGACTAAGATTCTGG
This window contains:
- a CDS encoding TIR domain-containing protein: MARRAASHLQNLSRKSKREERIGTNVFIGHGRSRAWKDLKDFVQDRLHLPWDEFNRVPVAGVSNIVRLSRMLDDAAIAFLVMTAEDEQADGKVQARMNVIHEVGLFQGRLGFEKAIVLLEEGCEEFANIHGLGQIRFPKDNISATFEDVRLVLEREGLLE